In the Hermetia illucens chromosome 1, iHerIll2.2.curated.20191125, whole genome shotgun sequence genome, CAAATATCAGTCGACACATTTACGAGCGACGGCACCGATTTAACAATGTTATCAATTTGGGACTGCTCTAAGGTCCATTGTTGTGAAGAATCCTGAAAATGTATTTCATATTATTGATGTTTAGAGAAATGTAACATTCTATGCATACCTCGGGAATAATATTATGGGAGTTCTTTGTAATCGTTGAATTAAATCGTAAAATTCGAAGATAAATTTGAAGCCGCTTTAACATCTTTCTCTTTTTGATATCGACCTTTTATTTTTAATCGTTCTGAAAGAAATATGAAAACGATTTATTTTCTAGATGTTTGGTAACACTCTGCTCGATGAGATTATAAGCctgaattattaattttttgatgATATACTTATGTTAGGTTATGGAAAATACtatgatgaatgaatgatgatgaatcaAAAAGGATGGAAGAAATTAAAGCGTTAAGCCGTTTGTGATAATTATAATTTTCTcacaaatatatatttatttttcaatggatTTGGGAACgctcactcactaaaaccacccaaaCACCTCCGTGACGGCTAGATGGTTGAGGGGttagagcgtcagcctcccaatctcgGTGGTCTTGGTTCGAATTCCAGTCGTCAAGGGTGTCTGTGTTTGtcccgctgctgtgagcttatcatttgcacagtgttgagtgtgatgatagtgaaactgaagcacaatctaacTATGTGGATACCCTATACTCCATTAAGGAAAAAACAGGAGACACAAAATTTCTCCGTCCATATCTTGGCAGGATCACTGGTCTACATCACTAGGTTTACCTCACGTGGCTGATGCACTTTCAGAGCTGGTTCTAATTCCTAGAGTTTCTTTTATGTTACAACTATTGTAGCGCTTCTTGACATCTTTTTCGTCTCTAACCTCAACATCTTCTCTACATTATCTGCTTTAAAAACGCTCCCCAGCCTGCTCCTCTCCTCAATGAACCTCGGACGATAGAAGAAGTCGTCGAATCTAAAGCGATGCAAATATTCCTAAACAACCACGTCCGGTAAGGAGCTGCGTCATATGTTAATTTAATTCTCCCATTTCTCAATTCACGGGATCGGTGTACGAGTCCGGTGGTCCCTGCCGAAATTACTCCAGCGTTAATGCCATTCCTCCTGCAGTTCCTTCCTAATGCTGTTTCGGAAGTCTGCAGTTATTTCGATCAGTCGGACGGCAACCTCTTGATCACCAAAAATACTGTTTTTTTCTTGCGATCAGAATTGAGGACGTTCTTCGTGATTAGTTACGCCATTTTGCCCTATCAAAGGCCTGCTCTGAATACAGTCAACTGcattcaaatctccatccattcatgtcgctcagttctgggcaggttactgtaaCTGATAGTGATAGCGCCTGTTTCACggggatcggtcgccaaaaattcagttttattcagattcaatctgatacCCTgtcgcatgaggcgatcattccatttttggacaagttgttcacGATGAACATGATGAAGTTATGGAACTTTGTGAATACATCAAAGATACGAAAAACACCAGAATATAAAAGGAAGGGCCAGAACGAAAGAAGCGTAAACGCGTTGAGTGGCAAGAAGTGTCAAGCGAAATAAGCGGTACCTCCTTGAATTATGAAATGGAAGCAGAAGAGAAGAAAACCAAGATACAACAAGACATGCTCACTATCTCCAAAAGAGAGAGATTGGATCGGCTTCCCGTAATGGGCagtacggcgtcgaaaccgttaATCATTGGGTGGTTCGACATTTGAgtgccacgatgaccaggagcatggctaaaactgaatttttggcgaccgatccccatgaaacaggcacaaactctgtcagcggcagtaacctgcccagaactgagcgatttaaatatctcgggtcaatgctatcagccaatggagaactgcgttattaaattgcttcacccattagcgcaacctggatgaagtggcgttctaaaactggtgttctttgtgatcgacgtatcaacgaacgtctcgaattcaaaatttaccggaatttcgtccgtcctgtcgctttctgtggttctgagtgttggacgactataaaagacaatgaacggcatcgtgcggtaatgggaacgaagatgttgcgttggactagtggcgtgacatgtttttaccacatccgaaataaggatatccacgatcgatatggactTGCAACGGTGACTTTTACATGCTAGCTACgaccgaaacagacttctacaagcacctaagaattctgcaaggaacccatgctcgagttgtttATCCGAAGGACGCTCTGCTGTTCGAAATCCTGCACTGAAAccccatctctcggggaagaataaaataagcggattgaacgtattcgctatcccttcactggtttataCATTCGGAATACTGCCGTGAACGAAAACCGATTTAGAAAACGTTCAGCAATGCATCATCTCAACCCTCCGTGGAGCAATTGAACCTGACATCAGAGGCAGGGGCTTGGTTGACGGTGATTGGACGAGCGCTTTTAATTGGTCACAATCAAAAATCAGAATCAAGACTGAAAACATCTATTGGAGCAGAGTTGAAAGAGTTATGGAAAGTGTAAAATAAATGGAAAGTGATAAAAATTCAAGAAACGAGAGGAAATATAACACTATCTAGAGTGCTTTGAACTTTTTTGAACATTCTAACCGAAGACATTTCCTTTAATGATAAATGCAACGATTCAAGtgttaaattttgataaaatcatTTAGGACTTCTCTTTATTGTCAATAAATGCGTCACCATATAATAAATTCGAATTTCATATCTAACTACAAATTGACTAAATAAAGTATTCGATTTCGAATTGGAATTATTTTTGTTGATCCTGAATCTTCTCCTCAAAACAATCGATAAGATCCGCCATCAGCTTGTACTTAGCAAGCACTTTTGCTTCGTCTTTCGGCAACCATTTATAATCTTGATGTTCATCGGATAAAGTGGGCGGCTTTTGTGGATCAATCAATTCGGCCAACCAATAGATAACCGTTTTAAGTTTACCCCTAACTTCATACTCTAGCGTTTTGTTCACGTCTTTAAATATTCTAAGATCGTGTTCAAGGtacctacaaaaaaaaatcaatattgaGGCAACAATTATATCAGCGAACCCCATTCTTTTCATACCCTGCCTCTTCAGTAGTCTCTCGAACGGCTGCCGAAAAATCATCCTCGCCGGGGTCAAGAAATCCCTTAGGCGGTGTCCAATGATGATCACCATAAGAAGCTTGGAGCAGTAGGTACTGGATTTGTCCGGCAAGTCGCCGGAATATGACGATCCCAGCCGCACGATAAAGCCGCCCTTCCATTTGAGACAGTTACTAAAATAACAAAATCGTATTTAGTTGCTGTGGCAAAAAAATAGTTGTGAAAGGGGAAGAGATTAGAGTGTGGCCTTTAATCAATTTATTGGAAGAAAGTGAAATGCTGATAAGCCAGTTTTCAAATGTTTCTGGGAATTTCTATGCCCGAAATAAGCATTATAAGTGTTTATAGCTTTCTAAGAATTTAACATTTCAGCTTTATCGCATCCGGCAAATATACCGCACATCCCATCATTATTCAATATGAAGTgtcaattttaataataaagatAAAACATGAAATAAGGATATATAAATGCTCAGACTCCATTCAATTTAATAATGAAAAGAATTAATCATATCAGGGGAATGATTTAATTTTCCGGACATTGTTGAATAGATCACGGTCAGAAATAAGCCTTTAATCAGAAGATATTAGCTTACAGCATTATTTTTAGTATTCCAATGTTATTCATATTTCTGGCACTCATATCAATTAGTTTGAAGAGTTCAATTCGGTCTTGGTCTTAAGTTCATTCCAACTCTAGCACTGAGAAAGGCGACAAGTAGTCGCCGACAAATGCATGTATGCAAAGTATACAGTTTTAGTAAAACAAAAGGGAAAGATTTTAGATTGTTAACTTTCATCGTGTTACTCAAATGCTCTATACAGGTTTCGTTAATAATTGATCTCTAAGATTTTTTCAGGAGAtacatttttaatgttttgttgagtgcccatacttgcaaaaggaGTGTAACAATTCATCTGGTGTGCACTGCTATAACGTTTAATAGCAGAGAAACTCAGGATAAAGCAGCTCCGTCGACATTCAATGATGATTCTTGATTCCACGATTGATGAGCAAGTCGAAACTTACCAAGAAACTAATAAAAGTTCGGTAAACTGACGTTTCCATTTTTAGTTGAGTTAATTTAACAAATTGTAAGTTAACGACATGCTATGTGAAATTTCAGGAAGATCAGCGAAAATAAAGACCGCACAATTGATGATTCTTAATGAAAGCCAAAAAGTATATGGAACGAAGGCAACCTCACTGAAAACTGTGTCCAGGCGACGGAAGATTGGCATTCTTCGTTGGAGAATGAACCGCATAGAGACCGCCCAAAATCTTCGACTGATGATATGATTGTGAAACCTAAATTAGACGAAGATCCCAGATTGAATCAGGAAATGATTGCTAACGGACTGAGCTTGAATGCCATGGCTGTATCACGAATATTTGATCATCATCGGGTATACACGAAACAATCTTCTCAATGGGTTCCACGCATTTTAAATGGCGCTCAAAAGGAAGCACGGGTTcatatcattaaaaaaaaaatttacgaaaTTTAAAAACAGCCAGTCTACCATCAATCGTTACTGGTGACGAAGTTTGGTTCTATAAGTGCGACCCAGAAACCAAACAGCAGTTTATGGCAGTGAGTCCAGAAGCAGCCAATCCGATCGTCAAGGCAACACAACAAAAGGGATGACGTCAATTCATTTCACCAGGGCCAAAGCTGTAGCTACTACTCCTTTGGAAACAAACAACAGTAACCGCGAAGTGGTACCAAAAAACCTGCTTACCAAGTTTTCAAATGAACTTAGGCACTACTTTTCACACCATAACAATGCACTACCTCATACttctaaaaaacaagtcgggaaaccggaagctgggcgcttcaggtatgaaaggttttgtttgctttttgtgtcagtatatttaagtgtagaactattccatttgtacgtagcccgttatgtatatgtatttagcatgtctgactacccatttgatatccaattgcagtaaatttatacggtaaagacaactttgagctactgtaactttgttactaatagtatgatcaaacttgaggataatatgcttcatattatattttatactactatcaacttttataactctggcatatacttaaggggggttttactcaatttccccaaaaatatggtaatatactattattaacttaattttaacagatatcgatatggagagtattttgaggcctgggaaccatatagaggcagctttataattttttttagatttttcagttggatagtttctgaatatgggtccgttaaaaaatctccaatttcgacccctcccactccccgcctttctaataaatctcaaaattaagactggcttcgaaaagtgctaatcgagacctttcatttgatactcctatattcggtgaaaaaaatttctgcaaacaaaaccttaaaaacaataattttgttGCGTTTTCAAGCACCGGAGAACCAACATCAACTCCATACTACCCTGATCTAGCAACAAGTAATTTCTGGATATTTCCAAAAATTAGTTCCAATTAATGGAGGTTATAAATGCAGTTTAAAGTCGAAATTCAGAAGCTTCAAAAGGAGGATTTGAAGAAATGTTTTGGAAGGTCATCTGCATCTACAGACATAAAAAATGcattgaaataaataataataatcgttgacgcaacaatccatattggatcagggttttGAAGGTTGTTAGagcacatcattcaagaccgtaacggtacactacaggataacagtaccctgtaggaggcagcattgtgctcgcccgggattattaccccgatttgactcctgtacttattcacagctgagtcaactggtatccgacgtcaaatcacgatacaaatcccactgccgccaatgaaatttgaagcgcgaccttccgtacgacggccttgtgctctaaccactcagctatccagacaccagACCAGACCAGACAAATAAATAGGTGTATTTAGTTTGTAGCAAAATCGAGTAGCTAGTTTCAGCCCACCCCAGTTCATCAAATccgtaaaacatttttttttaatttttgaagcaAAAATTCATCGAGCTAATAAAGACTTCGGAAATCTTTAAACTTTCTCCCTAAAGTCCCGTGACAATTAAAGCAAGCTGTCATATCAATCATAACGATAAATTACCGCTATATTAGTTGAGCCATAGTATCTCTATTTCCTCCTTCGTGTTCGGTTCCAGATTTGGTTATTTTAAGCTTCACCACACAATGCCATCTGCCGCGGGGGACTGGCGATCTCTGCCCGTAGTGATCTGTCAATGTAGTTGCATGATGCAATGCATCTTTATcgctaatgaacatttttgataaatgctcacacacaaaaatatcttgAATTCTCGTCTCAAGTCCTTCCACGTCCAGAGCTAATGATGTTGGTTACCAGtggatggtgcattcagttcaactggtggGTGGGTGGCTCTTCCGGCGTAATCGACAATCCGAACTGTACGTGAATGGCGTTATTTACAATTGTCAGGGCACTTTACTCTGCGCACGAAAGGATCCATCCATACATACACgtccatcttattgaacactacccgcaaatttcattagcatatacgtatACACACATGCATGTCTCCAGTAatcgatactgatattcaaataactaaaaaagccaaaaaagaaaggCGAAAGTATCTCCAGGGACCCCGTCGTTcagataagttcactttatacatacgatgatgatgtcatatacttcctagaatgcaataaatttacgtgaaatgcaatattttgacttttaTTAACCACTAGCTGACATTTCGAACTTTGCTCCGCCTTAGACGCAAAAAATAAGCAGATTTTTTATctgaagttaatttttttattaatcaagTATTTCAATGATTCTTTAATAGGCTGCATTCTTCAGTTAAGCACCTTGCGATGcacgacattttttgttttattatcagGCGCAAGAACAAACAACGCAGATGGTCTTCCAACCCGTGAACATGCCACATATAATTGaacattgattttccagattcagaccACAAACTTTCAAGGATTGGCCTTGTGATTTGTTAATAGTTATGACGAATGCAAGACGGATTAGAAATTGAATTCTTTTGAAGTCAAACGGCATATCGGTTGGGATCATCGGCATCCTCGGAATGAGAACTTCCTCAccttcgaattttcctttgagtatATGATTACTACGGAGTCAACCTTTAGGCGTAAATTTTGTGTGGCCAGGCAAGGAATTTAAAAGTTCAATTGGATAGTTGGTGGCTTCATCTTCATTTGTTACACAGtcaatggatttgaatgaatgcatttttccaATGATATCATTCTGAATTATGTAGTTTAGGTCATCTACATCTTTATTCTTAGCCGTTAAAATTGCTCACTCAATCAACCATTTACTATTTTTGTAGTTAGTAATGATGTTTCAACAGGTACTCGACCATTACCGATAGTCAGCAATTGCTCACAGAAATCTTTAGGAGATGTCAGTTGAAGTTTGTTCACATAGCGCCATAGATTCGATGATGTGAGGCAAACGTTTATTTCGTCGGCAGCCGTTGATCTTGGAATTACTGGCAGTGTTTGGCGGAAATCCCCAGACAGTAAAATCATTGCGCCTCCAAAACATCTCGTGTCATTGCGTAGATCTTTCGATGTTCGGTTAAGTGCTTCTAATGCACGTTTTTGCGCCATCGTGCATTCGTCCCAGATGatgattttcgatgctgataAAAGGTTCGCCATtgcggagttttttttttaaatattacatGTTGGTTCTTCGatagtttgaagatttaacggCAATTTTAATGTTGAATGAGCCGTACGGCATCCTAAGAATGTGGCTGCTATTCCAGAAGAAGCAACTGGATTTCGCACGAACAGCAGCTAAAACTACTGATATGACGAATGGCTTACCAGTTCCACGAGGGGCATCCAAGAAATATAAACCATCATTTCCATCATCAATTCCCTTCATTAAGGTATCATaataaacttccttttgttggggGTTTAACAGTGGTACATTTGtttgaactactaaatctaattcCTGGTGATCATATTCACGTTCCCGTTCCAATTCTCGATAAAATGCGTCATTCATTTCAAGGTTTGGCGGCGGCATTCCTAACCTGACTAATAGACCGCACATAAGGTAACAGATGTCTTCGATCATCATTCTTTGGATGAACTGTATAAACACGACCAAGAGCATCAGTAGAACGCACATCCGGACAACCAGGAACCGTATTGCCTTGCTTCTGTCATTGAATATTCTTCAATAAAGCAAAGTGTCGGGAAAGATTCGATTGTCTTGGTCGCAGCATTGTTAATGATAATTCAAATAGAATAAAAATTACTGATGATTTtatatttctgacaaaatttatattatcaaattttctacttaaccaTAGACAAAATTATGATTAGCTGTCATTTGCGTTTTCTTATTTCATGTCAGATGCGTTTTTGTTATACCACGTTTTATAGTGACTTCACGCAAACGCGATCGAACGGGATAAAAAGTATTCTATGTCCGTCTCCTGGTTCTAAGCTAcctctccaccaattttcagccaaatcggttcagccgttcttGAGTTACaaatagtgtaactaacaccactttcttttatatatatagatgttaataatagttagattgcgttcaaactttccaaagttccAGAaagtcctatattatcgcctaaactaatgccaaattttgtatttctaccaCTGTGACTTTTTGAGATTTTcctgttggataggttctgagaacgagacctgtttcactttttggggcacacattttgacccctcgctcccctatgtttcatcatgaccatattctttgaaaaaaaaccctgagcaagtgataagctcatagcagcgagacaaacacaagacgaacacagacacccatggcGACTGGGAATCGAACCCAGAGCGACAAGATTGAGAGGGTGACGCTCTAGCCTCTCAACTATCGCGTCGCCGTGATAGTCTGCTGATGGTGTTATTAATTATTCCTTCCTTACCAATAGACGTGAAACAATAGACGCAACGAAGTCTTCTACAGAACTCCAAGAAATGCATAACAAATGATCCAGAAAATAGCTAGCATTAGCCAGCAGACATGGTGTAATCTTCTTTACAACGCCAGTCCACATGTATCGAGCACAACAGTGTAGAAACTGTATCAATTGGATTGCGAGACTCTACCTCAACCATTATATTCACCAGACTTATTTCTCGATGTCATGGCCAACGCAATTCGTAAATTCTGTGCGTTTGCGTCGCCACATCGTTCTAGGCTGGTACTCTGATAATGTGGAGGTGTTTGGTTGATATTCCGGCGGAATGCCGTTGCGagaatccaacactctgtgcgtacaATGTTGggagtttatttattttaaggttttttgtagaaAGAATTGATTAAAAAGCGCTAGTTCGAAGTGAGACAGGGCTCGTTCTCAGAAGTTTttatatccaactgaaaaatctggaaaaaaaaccaTAATGGTGTCTTTATGTGAGATCTACACCTGGGAATATCTTATACCGATCCTTGCTCACATAAAGTTGAAAATGCTATATTATTGTATATGTAACATATAACTTTTGAACTTTACTGGGAATCCCTTTCTCTCCTAAATTTATCCTCGGATTACAAACATTCCAGAGACCTGAAGCACAATAAAAGACATAGTAATGAAAAGtataaagttaattatactattattagcaaaattatagtaggtcaGTTGTATCGTGACTATATGTTGGATACcaatcgattcagctgtgagtcaaatcagggtaataaccgcgggcgagcgcaatgctgcccaCATTACCTTCTAAAGTATACCATAGTCATATAACGTAACATTaccatcttgaatgaagtactttaacacgcttcaaggtcaAGATCcatcgcgccaacgattattatatactAGACCAAAATTGTGTTATTATATGAATGCCACTATGACATCAACGTGGATAGCCCGACATATTTAATTAATATACACTTACTGGTTGCGTATAAATCAAATCGCCCTGTAACGAAATTTACTCAcatatgaaatacacaaaatcttttatacatgAAGGACTAAGCTTCCGACTTGTTGaaagttttagtttttattgttgaaattttcccttTTGCCATCCCTGTTATAATATAGGTCCAAGGATGTTGAAAGAAAGCTGATCAGTTTTCGCTTCCACATTAGGGTGTACACAGAGCTACAATTTTAGAGCTTTCCTCAAAAAATCCAGCAGGCAAGAGAAGACAACTATTCAAAATGTTTACTCCTTAAATTTATCAATGTAAATACTTAGATAGTCTTCGAGAGTTAACCTTTCAAACGTAGCCAAATGTTTGGTCCGTATGAAATCAAATGTTtgtgtttttgaaaatatttgccgTTCGAAGAGTAAAACTCTTCAGATGATGAACGTCAACTAAATACTAATAGGCTTTCGTTTCGTTTTGAGTTTAATGGAACATGATCTCTTCCCTgccaatcttcttcttctttttcttcagcctttgtcccgttcacaagcgaggtcggttcgttgtgatcggtttcgccgtttggcccaatcaaatgcctgatctggatgcaacctcgaggcttttaaatccccatccagcgtatcaagccaccgttgtttcgcccggccttttggtcgcttaccatcaacttcgatgttcagaatctgaaataacaaaaaaaacttgttgtttctttttcgttggtgtggatatttattcttgcaaataccgatatttcgggaaccacttgttccctttatcaatgcttacaaatatcgatatttgcacgaataaatatccactccaacgaaaaagaaataacaagtttcttttttattatttcagacaattaatcgttggaaacaccgcataatttcactcagctcGATGTTCaggtcaatcttggcaagtgaattctcgttagcgcgaattacatcagTCATGTAAAgtgtaccatcgaagacgcctttctctatTTTTAccccgatcggtgcaacctatatcgattgcggatatccccatttcggatgtgatcaaaacgtgtcacgccactagtccaacgtaacatcttctccattaccgcaagatgccgttcattgtcttttatagttggtcaacactcagaattatagaaagcgacagaa is a window encoding:
- the LOC119651576 gene encoding bis(5'-nucleosyl)-tetraphosphatase [asymmetrical]; amino-acid sequence: MEGRLYRAAGIVIFRRLAGQIQYLLLQASYGDHHWTPPKGFLDPGEDDFSAAVRETTEEAGYLEHDLRIFKDVNKTLEYEVRGKLKTVIYWLAELIDPQKPPTLSDEHQDYKWLPKDEAKVLAKYKLMADLIDCFEEKIQDQQK